A genome region from Solanum pennellii chromosome 12, SPENNV200 includes the following:
- the LOC107007413 gene encoding uncharacterized protein LOC107007413 isoform X3, producing MASEIQKHSSGQGMGRTSSNELREMEKDVKDKIFQAAMANKWTTVKHLYTDKKFAQFVHELKLTRSEDTALHLAITAYHPDRDDSLQHPHFTCIKEMIDDIPKENRLHTLKQKNDKGNTPLHLAAELGSVKIIECLVNPSDSDLIRETNSKGETPLFVAAYRGKLKAFLYLQKCCLNQKERGIDLCRRKDGDNILHAAISGEYFDLAFQIIHHYGQLVNYYNAEGMSPLHFLSRMPQVFKSGSHFRSIDSIIYYCTNIEELELMTYKAKDKEDSYSKLKWNLPENYQTMVEFFELLWNGTLKTLRYLNRTYFGNRPYVGKQEDPSQDTTGATNENQGKKSQGATTENREKSSPDTTGATNENQGKKSQDTTGATTENEGKKSPGHQNNQQNDVENPPIQAERKRSRKLFPDNYTIFIEFLKCIMKILLIVLGIGLQRTKKLEERKKQHTWGVQIMKLMIEKEERYKSYESTGGEPEDRPNNQIGAPPPAPPSDVENEDSNTAQIEQPPTSSTDKKIDDLKSVLNTDRSKTKETPLLVASKMGIVEMVQTILKKFPIAIQDTDSNDKNILLLAVEHRQTNVYNWLTGEKYPEYVFYHVDNHGNNAVHLAAMYQKLEVWRIPGSALQLQGERKWYKYVKHTLPRQSYVRYNNKGQTPRQIFIETHANLLSDGTQWLVTTANSFSLVAALIATVAFATSSTIPGGADDNGHPHLKNQPAFDVFSVTSLISLCFSVTALVFFLAILTSRCRHNDFEKDLPRKLLLGLTSLFASITAILISFCAAHFFVLRDKYRNAAIPIYGATCIPVVFFAFNQFPLYVDLIRSYIQKLPLRSYKVFYTDSSEATSSDQKKEGKEKND from the exons ATGGCCTCAGAAATTCAAAAACATTCATCAGGACAAGGAATGGGAAGGACTTCTTCAAATGAGCTGCGCGAAATGGAGAAAGAcgttaaagataaaatatttcaagCAGCTATGGCGAATAAGTGGACAACAGTTAAGCATCTGTACACCGACAAGAAGTTTGCGCAGTTTGTGCATGAATTAAAACTCACTCGATCTGAAGATACTGCTCTTCACTTAGCTATCACTGCTTACCATCCAGATCGAGACGACTCTTTACAGCAtcctcattttacttgtatCAAGGAAATGATAGATGACATACCAAAGGAAAATCGACTACATACCTTAAAGCAGAAGAATGATAAAGGGAACACACCTCTTCACCTTGCAGCAGAACTCGGGAGTGTCAAGATCATTGAGTGTTTGGTAAACCCATCAGACTCTGATCTCATCAGGGAGACCAATTCAAAAGGGGAAACCCCCTTATTCGTAGCAGCTTACCGTGGCAAGCTAAAAGCTTTTCTCTACCTACAGAAGTGTTGTCTAAATCAAAAAGAACGTGGTATTGATCTTTGTAGGAGGAAAGATGGGGATAACATTCTACACGCCGCCATCTCTGGCGAGTACTTCG ATCTGGCTTTTCAGATAATACATCACTACGGGCAACTTGTCAACTATTACAACGCAGAGGGAATGTCTCCTCTACACTTCCTTTCCAGGATGCCTCAAGTATTCAAAAGTGGCAGCCATTTTCGGTCCATAGATAGCATCATCTACTACT GCACAAATATCGAAGAGCTAGAGTTGATGACATATAAAGCTAAAGACAAAGAAGATTCATATAGTAAGCTTAAATGGAATCTCCCAGAGAACTACCAAACAATGGTGGAGTTCTTTGAACTACTTTGGAATGGGACATTGAAAACTCTAC GTTATCTTAACCGAACATACTTTGGGAATCGACCATACGTTGGGAAGCAAGAAGACCCGTCTCAAG ATACTACAGGAGCAACTAATGAGAATCAAGGCAAGAAGTCTCAAG GAGCAACTACTGAGAATAGAGAGAAGTCGTCTCCAG ATACTACAGGAGCAACTAATGAGAATCAAGGCAAGAAGTCTCAAG ATACTACAGGAGCAACTACTGAGAATGAAGGCAAGAAGTCTCCAG GCCATCAAAATAATCAGCAAAATGACGTCGAGAATCCCCCAATTCAAG CTGAAAGGAAGAGAAGCCGCAAGTTGTTTCCAGACAATTACACCATCTTTATCGAGTTCCTCAAATGTATAATGAAGATTTTACTTATTGTATTGGGTATTG GACTCCAGAGGACAAAAAAACTAGAGGAAAGGAAAAAGCAACATACATGGGGAGTTCAAATCATGAAGTTGATGATTGAGAAAGAAGAACGTTACAAATCCTATGAAAGTACTGGGGGGGAGCCAGAAGATAGGCCCAATAACCAAATTGGAGCACCTCCTCCAGCACCCCCTTCAGATGTTGAAAATGAAGACAGTAACACTGCACAGATCGAGCAACCACCAACTTCAAGCACAGATAAGAAGATAGATGATCTCAAGTCTG TTCTAAATACAGATAGGTCCAAGACCAAGGAGACACCCCTATTAGTGGCATCAAAGATGGGTATTGTAGAGATGGTACAGACGATCCTCAAAAAGTTCCCAATAGCCATTCAAGATACGGACTCTAACGACAAGAACATACTGCTTTTGGCTGTAGAGCACAGGCAAACAAATGTCTATAATTGGTTAACAGGAGAAAAGTATCCAGAGTACGTGTTTTATCATGTGGACAACCATGGAAACAATGCAGTGCATCTAGCTGCAATGTATCAGAAGCTCGAGGTGTGGCGCATCCCTGGTAGTGCTCTACAGTTGCAAGGTGAAAGGAAGTGGTACAAG TATGTGAAGCACACTTTGCCACGACAATCATATGTTCGTTATAACAATAAAGGTCAGACACCAAGACAGATCTTCATAGAGACACATGCGAATTTACTCAGTGATGGAACTCAATGGCTCGTCACAACTGCCAATTCATTCTCTCTCGTAGCAGCACTGATTGCTACTGTTGCCTTTGCTACATCTTCCACAATCCCAGGCGGAGCAGATGATAACGGCCATCCACACTTAAAAAATCAGCCTGCTTTTGACGTGTTCTCTGTAACATCACTAATTTCTCTTTGCTTCTCTGTCACAGCTCTAGTGTTTTTCTTGGCTATCCTCACATCTCGATGCCGACACAATGATTTCGAGAAAGACTTGCCAAGAAAGTTGCTCCTTGGATTAACTTCGCTTTTTGCATCAATAACTGCTATCTTGATCTCATTCTGTGCTGCACATTTCTTTGTCCTCCGGGATAAATACAGGAATGCGGCAATTCCAATATACGGGGCAACATGCATACCTGTGGTGTTTTTTGCATTTAATCAGTTCCCTCTCTATGTTGATCTTATAAGGTCATACATCCAAAAGCTACCACTTCGTAGCTATAAGGTGTTTTATACTGATTCCTCAGAAGCAACTAGCTCAGATCAAAAGAAAgaaggtaaagaaaagaatgattGA
- the LOC107007413 gene encoding uncharacterized protein LOC107007413 isoform X4, with protein MASEIQKHSSGQGMGRTSSNELREMEKDVKDKIFQAAMANKWTTVKHLYTDKKFAQFVHELKLTRSEDTALHLAITAYHPDRDDSLQHPHFTCIKEMIDDIPKENRLHTLKQKNDKGNTPLHLAAELGSVKIIECLVNPSDSDLIRETNSKGETPLFVAAYRGKLKAFLYLQKCCLNQKERGIDLCRRKDGDNILHAAISGEYFDLAFQIIHHYGQLVNYYNAEGMSPLHFLSRMPQVFKSGSHFRSIDSIIYYCTNIEELELMTYKAKDKEDSYSKLKWNLPENYQTMVEFFELLWNGTLKTLRYLNRTYFGNRPYVGKQEDPSQDTTGATNENQGKKSQDTTGATNENQGKKSQDTTGATTENEGKKSPGHQNNQQNDVENPPIQAERKRSRKLFPDNYTIFIEFLKCIMKILLIVLGIGLQRTKKLEERKKQHTWGVQIMKLMIEKEERYKSYESTGGEPEDRPNNQIGAPPPAPPSDVENEDSNTAQIEQPPTSSTDKKIDDLKSVLNTDRSKTKETPLLVASKMGIVEMVQTILKKFPIAIQDTDSNDKNILLLAVEHRQTNVYNWLTGEKYPEYVFYHVDNHGNNAVHLAAMYQKLEVWRIPGSALQLQGERKWYKYVKHTLPRQSYVRYNNKGQTPRQIFIETHANLLSDGTQWLVTTANSFSLVAALIATVAFATSSTIPGGADDNGHPHLKNQPAFDVFSVTSLISLCFSVTALVFFLAILTSRCRHNDFEKDLPRKLLLGLTSLFASITAILISFCAAHFFVLRDKYRNAAIPIYGATCIPVVFFAFNQFPLYVDLIRSYIQKLPLRSYKVFYTDSSEATSSDQKKEGKEKND; from the exons ATGGCCTCAGAAATTCAAAAACATTCATCAGGACAAGGAATGGGAAGGACTTCTTCAAATGAGCTGCGCGAAATGGAGAAAGAcgttaaagataaaatatttcaagCAGCTATGGCGAATAAGTGGACAACAGTTAAGCATCTGTACACCGACAAGAAGTTTGCGCAGTTTGTGCATGAATTAAAACTCACTCGATCTGAAGATACTGCTCTTCACTTAGCTATCACTGCTTACCATCCAGATCGAGACGACTCTTTACAGCAtcctcattttacttgtatCAAGGAAATGATAGATGACATACCAAAGGAAAATCGACTACATACCTTAAAGCAGAAGAATGATAAAGGGAACACACCTCTTCACCTTGCAGCAGAACTCGGGAGTGTCAAGATCATTGAGTGTTTGGTAAACCCATCAGACTCTGATCTCATCAGGGAGACCAATTCAAAAGGGGAAACCCCCTTATTCGTAGCAGCTTACCGTGGCAAGCTAAAAGCTTTTCTCTACCTACAGAAGTGTTGTCTAAATCAAAAAGAACGTGGTATTGATCTTTGTAGGAGGAAAGATGGGGATAACATTCTACACGCCGCCATCTCTGGCGAGTACTTCG ATCTGGCTTTTCAGATAATACATCACTACGGGCAACTTGTCAACTATTACAACGCAGAGGGAATGTCTCCTCTACACTTCCTTTCCAGGATGCCTCAAGTATTCAAAAGTGGCAGCCATTTTCGGTCCATAGATAGCATCATCTACTACT GCACAAATATCGAAGAGCTAGAGTTGATGACATATAAAGCTAAAGACAAAGAAGATTCATATAGTAAGCTTAAATGGAATCTCCCAGAGAACTACCAAACAATGGTGGAGTTCTTTGAACTACTTTGGAATGGGACATTGAAAACTCTAC GTTATCTTAACCGAACATACTTTGGGAATCGACCATACGTTGGGAAGCAAGAAGACCCGTCTCAAG ATACTACAGGAGCAACTAATGAGAATCAAGGCAAGAAGTCTCAAG ATACTACAGGAGCAACTAATGAGAATCAAGGCAAGAAGTCTCAAG ATACTACAGGAGCAACTACTGAGAATGAAGGCAAGAAGTCTCCAG GCCATCAAAATAATCAGCAAAATGACGTCGAGAATCCCCCAATTCAAG CTGAAAGGAAGAGAAGCCGCAAGTTGTTTCCAGACAATTACACCATCTTTATCGAGTTCCTCAAATGTATAATGAAGATTTTACTTATTGTATTGGGTATTG GACTCCAGAGGACAAAAAAACTAGAGGAAAGGAAAAAGCAACATACATGGGGAGTTCAAATCATGAAGTTGATGATTGAGAAAGAAGAACGTTACAAATCCTATGAAAGTACTGGGGGGGAGCCAGAAGATAGGCCCAATAACCAAATTGGAGCACCTCCTCCAGCACCCCCTTCAGATGTTGAAAATGAAGACAGTAACACTGCACAGATCGAGCAACCACCAACTTCAAGCACAGATAAGAAGATAGATGATCTCAAGTCTG TTCTAAATACAGATAGGTCCAAGACCAAGGAGACACCCCTATTAGTGGCATCAAAGATGGGTATTGTAGAGATGGTACAGACGATCCTCAAAAAGTTCCCAATAGCCATTCAAGATACGGACTCTAACGACAAGAACATACTGCTTTTGGCTGTAGAGCACAGGCAAACAAATGTCTATAATTGGTTAACAGGAGAAAAGTATCCAGAGTACGTGTTTTATCATGTGGACAACCATGGAAACAATGCAGTGCATCTAGCTGCAATGTATCAGAAGCTCGAGGTGTGGCGCATCCCTGGTAGTGCTCTACAGTTGCAAGGTGAAAGGAAGTGGTACAAG TATGTGAAGCACACTTTGCCACGACAATCATATGTTCGTTATAACAATAAAGGTCAGACACCAAGACAGATCTTCATAGAGACACATGCGAATTTACTCAGTGATGGAACTCAATGGCTCGTCACAACTGCCAATTCATTCTCTCTCGTAGCAGCACTGATTGCTACTGTTGCCTTTGCTACATCTTCCACAATCCCAGGCGGAGCAGATGATAACGGCCATCCACACTTAAAAAATCAGCCTGCTTTTGACGTGTTCTCTGTAACATCACTAATTTCTCTTTGCTTCTCTGTCACAGCTCTAGTGTTTTTCTTGGCTATCCTCACATCTCGATGCCGACACAATGATTTCGAGAAAGACTTGCCAAGAAAGTTGCTCCTTGGATTAACTTCGCTTTTTGCATCAATAACTGCTATCTTGATCTCATTCTGTGCTGCACATTTCTTTGTCCTCCGGGATAAATACAGGAATGCGGCAATTCCAATATACGGGGCAACATGCATACCTGTGGTGTTTTTTGCATTTAATCAGTTCCCTCTCTATGTTGATCTTATAAGGTCATACATCCAAAAGCTACCACTTCGTAGCTATAAGGTGTTTTATACTGATTCCTCAGAAGCAACTAGCTCAGATCAAAAGAAAgaaggtaaagaaaagaatgattGA